From the Apis cerana isolate GH-2021 linkage group LG3, AcerK_1.0, whole genome shotgun sequence genome, one window contains:
- the LOC107997064 gene encoding uncharacterized protein LOC107997064 isoform X1, producing MKTTQRTLSFDETSMDSCPLAAITETRGNDLSKDGNEVEVTSLEEAKSVIAALRARQRAQAHQMLAWRRTLKLQEDLVARLTREKAEQLRTLSSQLLLFESRLCRKQKEIEASLAQRESIILRQQRVIRQLQSRLAERSTGTRDSPPCDALDRLDSLGDSDSAVVLEEAADDLAPPRFRSNITDVTVIRSVSDAVEPSSKYSSMRRCNGFLRRPEILETVYSVEEDGDSENNQDPSESTENSECEERRAKNLGNGKGRLQDLYGSFERLAQEADSPPSERPRDESQQAQVTYNRVMSNHRSVTKPKDVKYKRINKAKSKSLEELRGRLRNWVEKGNKIAISLDQSYA from the exons TTTTGACGAGACGTCGATGGATAGCTGTCCCTTGGCGGCAATCACCGAGACGAGGGGGAACGATTTGTCAAAGGATGGGAACGAAGTGGAGGTGACGTCGTTAGAGGAAGCGAAATCCGTGATAGCGGCGCTTCGAGCGAGGCAAAGGGCACAGGCGCATCAAATGCTCGCCTGGCGAAGGACGTTAAAGTTGCAG GAGGATCTCGTGGCTCGATTGACAAGGGAGAAGGCAGAACAGCTACGGACATTGTCCTCGCAGTTACTGCTCTTCGAGTCGAGGCTTTGTCGGAAGCAGAAGGAGATCGAGGCTAGTCTGGCGCAAAGGGAGTCCATTATTCTCAGACAACAGAGGGTGATTCGTCAACTGCAGAGCAGATTGGCGGAAAGAAGCACCGGTACAAGGGATTCGCCACCTTGCGACGCCCTCGATAGATTGGATAGCCTTGGAGATAGCGACAGTGCTGTCGTTCTCGAGGAGGCGGCGGATGACTTAGCACCGCCGAG GTTCCGCTCAAACATCACCGACGTTACGGTGATTCGATCGGTCTCAGACGCTGTCGAGCCATCGAGCAAATACTCGTCTATGCGACGATGCAACGGGTTCCTTAGGAGACCGGAAATTTTAGAGACCGTTTACTCGGTTGAAGAAGATGGCGACAGCGAGAACAATCAGGACCCGTCCGAGTCAACCGAAAATTCCGAGTGCGAGGAGAGACGGGCAAAAAATTTGGGAAACGGGAAGGGCAGACTTCAGGATTTGTATGGCAGTTTTGAGAGACTTGCTCAAGAGGCGGATTCTCCGCCGAGCGAAAGGCCGAGGGACGAAAGTCAGCAGGCGCAG GTCACGTACAACAGGGTAATGAGCAATCACAGATCAGTCACAAAGCCAAAAGACGTAAAGTACAAGAGGATAAACAAGGCGAAATCGAAAAGCTTGGAAGAACTAAGGGGACGGTTGAGAAATTGGGTGGAAAAAGGGAACAAAATCGCTATATCGCTGGATCAATCTTACGCCTGA
- the LOC107997064 gene encoding uncharacterized protein LOC107997064 isoform X2: protein MDSCPLAAITETRGNDLSKDGNEVEVTSLEEAKSVIAALRARQRAQAHQMLAWRRTLKLQEDLVARLTREKAEQLRTLSSQLLLFESRLCRKQKEIEASLAQRESIILRQQRVIRQLQSRLAERSTGTRDSPPCDALDRLDSLGDSDSAVVLEEAADDLAPPRFRSNITDVTVIRSVSDAVEPSSKYSSMRRCNGFLRRPEILETVYSVEEDGDSENNQDPSESTENSECEERRAKNLGNGKGRLQDLYGSFERLAQEADSPPSERPRDESQQAQVTYNRVMSNHRSVTKPKDVKYKRINKAKSKSLEELRGRLRNWVEKGNKIAISLDQSYA from the exons ATGGATAGCTGTCCCTTGGCGGCAATCACCGAGACGAGGGGGAACGATTTGTCAAAGGATGGGAACGAAGTGGAGGTGACGTCGTTAGAGGAAGCGAAATCCGTGATAGCGGCGCTTCGAGCGAGGCAAAGGGCACAGGCGCATCAAATGCTCGCCTGGCGAAGGACGTTAAAGTTGCAG GAGGATCTCGTGGCTCGATTGACAAGGGAGAAGGCAGAACAGCTACGGACATTGTCCTCGCAGTTACTGCTCTTCGAGTCGAGGCTTTGTCGGAAGCAGAAGGAGATCGAGGCTAGTCTGGCGCAAAGGGAGTCCATTATTCTCAGACAACAGAGGGTGATTCGTCAACTGCAGAGCAGATTGGCGGAAAGAAGCACCGGTACAAGGGATTCGCCACCTTGCGACGCCCTCGATAGATTGGATAGCCTTGGAGATAGCGACAGTGCTGTCGTTCTCGAGGAGGCGGCGGATGACTTAGCACCGCCGAG GTTCCGCTCAAACATCACCGACGTTACGGTGATTCGATCGGTCTCAGACGCTGTCGAGCCATCGAGCAAATACTCGTCTATGCGACGATGCAACGGGTTCCTTAGGAGACCGGAAATTTTAGAGACCGTTTACTCGGTTGAAGAAGATGGCGACAGCGAGAACAATCAGGACCCGTCCGAGTCAACCGAAAATTCCGAGTGCGAGGAGAGACGGGCAAAAAATTTGGGAAACGGGAAGGGCAGACTTCAGGATTTGTATGGCAGTTTTGAGAGACTTGCTCAAGAGGCGGATTCTCCGCCGAGCGAAAGGCCGAGGGACGAAAGTCAGCAGGCGCAG GTCACGTACAACAGGGTAATGAGCAATCACAGATCAGTCACAAAGCCAAAAGACGTAAAGTACAAGAGGATAAACAAGGCGAAATCGAAAAGCTTGGAAGAACTAAGGGGACGGTTGAGAAATTGGGTGGAAAAAGGGAACAAAATCGCTATATCGCTGGATCAATCTTACGCCTGA